In Cryptomeria japonica chromosome 5, Sugi_1.0, whole genome shotgun sequence, the genomic window ATTTGGAATTCACCTCCCACCTGTGCAGCATGAATCTTCTGTTAATATCAGCCCGATTAAAGCCTTGAACCCCTTccaaaataaatggacaataaAAGGGCGTGTGACAAACAAGAGGAAGATGCATCAATACAGTACACCAAAGTCCACTGGCCAAGTATTTAGCTTTGACATGATAGATAGTGAAGGTACTGAAATTAGAATAACTTGCTTTGGCGATGTAGCAGAAATGCATTATCATAGGGTTGAACCAGAAACATATTATACTGTGTCAAAAGGTTGCGTTAAAGAAGCTAACACTAAATGGAATAAGCTTAACAGCCATCTTGAGATAACTTTGGACAACAATTCAATATTGAAGCGTTGTGATGATGTTGTTGAATGTGAAGCAAATAATTCTCAATTCACACCAATCAATGAAATTACATACTGCACCAACAACACTTTAGTTGATGTTATTGGTATTGTAGTTGCTGTTGGAGAACCCTCATTAATTCGCAGGAAGGATGGAAGCGAAGTAACAAAGAGAATTGTAAAAATAAATGATGCCTCAACTTTTACTATCGATGTTAACTTATGGGGAGAAACATGGCAACGACTAGGTGAAGATTTGAAGAGCATGCACACAACCCAAACAGCTATTGTCCTTGCAGTCAGAAATGCTCATGTTGGTTATTTCAATGGAAAGGTGGTcaacacaaccacaacaacaacccTAAATATAAACCCTTCTATACCTGAAACAGAGACACTTATGTCAAGAGGAAAGATTTCAGATGCCCTTTTACCGCTATCATGTGTTGCTGGCCAGCTTAACTCACAATACAGTAGGATGACAATCACAGCTGTTTTAGAGCGTACAAGTGTTCTCTCTAAAACAGTTGAAAGTACTATTAGGGCTGTTGTGAGAATCATTAAAACTGATTCTTTTTGCTATCCAGCCTGCCCTTTGAAATTTAATGGAAAAGAATGTAAAAAGAAATGCACCCAGCAAAGTGATAATCAATGGTTTTGTTCAAGATGTCAAACTGCTGTGCCAGAATGCAATTACAAATACTTATTGCAGATGAAGCTCCAAGATCATACAGGGGCTCTTTGGGCTACTGCCTTTGATGAGGTTGGCACAAATATACTGCAAATATCTGCCAAGGAGCTTTACATGCTGCAGTACGATTTGACTACACAAAAAACCCCTCAGTCCATTATCAAGCATGTCCTTTTGTCTTCCTTTGTTTTCACACTCTCTATTACAACAGACATGTACAATTCAGAACCCAGGCTCAAAGCAACGATAACCAAAGTTGCCAGAATTGATTACCAGGCTGAAAGTGCTCTTCTGCTTGCAGAGATTGCTCGGATGACTACAACTGCATAGTTCCAAACCAATTGGATAGTGATGCTTTCCACGTGCCTTTTGATCTTCATACAATATATAGCTTGTTCCTAGTTTTTAGTCATCATTGACAGACAGAACTAAATTATCGGTCGTTGTCTATATCAACACTATCTAAAGTGTTTTTTGGGCTGCCTAGGACTTTTGGTTTTTGACATTGCTTTTGTTTTGTCATGCTTCCaatcatacaaaaaaaaatcaaatgcagTTTCCCTTCTTTCCAGCTTATTATCTTAGATCCTTTTGTACCTTTTTATGTTATGTAATTATTGAACAACCATGTTTTCCAAAAACACTTATTTTTTATAACTATATTTATACTATGCTGTACAAATATGATAAGAAACAAACCATACAGATTACACATTGACGCAAACATTAAAACAAGAACCAATAGCTCCAACCTATGTTGTTTTAACACATTTCCTGATCTCAAAATCATGATTTCTATATTGTACTATTTCACCACGCTTTCCCTGCCCATTTCAAATTATAATCTGCAATGTCAATATCTTgtacaatgttgttttatgtttattgttattatatattcAAAGCATTTTGTTGACCTGTCTCtttcttttattgtaatattttgaatccttttagatACGTTTTGATACTTGGTCCAAACACACTTATGCTTCTCATTAATGTTGAACTGTAAATTAAAATACAAGTTTTGAGCTTCCAACAGCTTTCATATTCTTCTTTGTATTCATTCAATTTATGTAAATGTTTGTTGCCTTATATGTTCTCTCCAATATTTTACTGCCATGCATAAAGATAAATATCTCCATTTATGTATCACGATATACAAAGATACCTATAGATTTCTATGTGCATTTACATATATTTCCATACACGTACATGCATACATATGGTCCTCCACAACTGCATACTCACATACATACAACCATATATGCATCTCTATACATGTACATACAAAGGAAGGCATTCACAacagatatatatacacatgaaCAATCTTATATATCTTGAAAGTTATGTGCCTGCATACATAAGTAAATCCATCTGCAACATCTTTTTTATGTGCATGTATGCACCACTGCATAAATGATTGTATGTATGTGCTTGTGCTTCTGTATAGAAATACgtacacatgtatgtgtatatcaTGAAAATTGGTATATACATTTATAAAGAAAAACCATACAAACACATTTTGACATAGCTACAAAGTACCACACACCTATAAACATGCTCACACAAAGGAAGCCACTCACGGTGCATAGATATCAACATACACAACATTGTGTCTCTTGAAAGTTATGTACCTACATATGTAACTAACCTTATCTCTAGCCATATTCTTTTATGTGCATACATGTCTCAATGCATGTATAGTTATCTGTATGGTCATGTGCTTAATCTTTGTGCAAAAGTATTTAACATGTGCAATTAAAAGATTGCATCAAACAGAAGTTTCAAATGTAACTATATAGATTACAACATAGACACTATCTTTACCAGTTGTTTCTTGCACACTCAACATCTTATATGCTCTGTTCATTTAAATTCTCTTAAATATTAATGCAGAACACACCACAAGGATGCAATCTTAGGAAAGCGAAAAAAAGAGAACAAAATTGTCGCTATTATGCACAACATAGAGAACAAATCTCTAAAAAGCGTCGCCTGGAGCGAATGAAACACAAAATGCTCTTGCCTACACCTCCACCATGCGACACCCAACAGATGATCGATTCAGATTCGCCTATTTTGAATCAAAGCCTTCCTTTCTCATCTGGCCAGACCAGTATTGTATCGCAGCAAATACAACAACCTGCATTGCATAGTAGCAAACTACAACAGAAACATGTAACACAAAATAGACAACCTCTATACCATCAGACAATATTGCAGCCTACAACAACACAACAATGCACAACAAATTGTTTCTCTTCTGTGCAGTACATTCAAACATTGCAAGCCTTCCGCCATCGCATTGATTCGCTGTCCATGCTTCAAACATGTAGTATTTGTAAGGAAAGATATATTGGAATGCTGCTATGCGGGAACCAACAACATATTATTTGTTCaagatgattttctgaaaatgGTGTTCATCGTTTCTCCTTGGCAAATAACTTAGACCCAGGCGAGCAACCTGTTGTGTTAAAAAAACTTACACAAGTAGAAGAGATGCTTATAGCTAGGGTTGCTCCTGTTTTGCAAGTCAGACATGGAAAAGGTGGCCAATACAAATATTCTGGTCACACAATAAGTTTTCCCCAAGATATTTCAGAAATTGCAAAGCTTTTGCCACGAAGACTAAAAGACCTTGAAGTTCTTATTGTCCACCGAAGTAATATACAAGGCACAAAATATGATTGTTATGTGAATAAATTCCATGTTATGGATGCATTGAGCTATAAAATACAACATGACTAGTACTATAATGATGTTGTCATAGACTTTGATGGTGTCAACCTGCTTCCTAATACTACAACAGATATATCAAATATGCTACGCTCTTTAGAAGAACATACTGATGTAACAGGTATTCCACCAACAGAAGGCCTTCTGGACAATTGTAATGAATATGATGCAAATATGTCATCATCTTTTGTTCCAAAACTGCCTACTCCACCCCGCGAACTAGATACAGTTAAGAGAACCTTGCAGTTAGATGCTAATACTAATAATAATATCCCTTGGCCTGAAATAAACTTGTCTCTGATAAATGAATATAATACAATAGGCTTGTTAAGCATGGCATTCCCAACCCTTTTCCCATCTGGAGTTGCACTTCCACTACAGCCACGTATCAAGCATGttcatttacatgaatatgctctCCACTTACTTAGATATGCTGATCAAAGATTTGGGCAGCATGTTAGATTCCGGTATTATATTTACAATCTAATTATGAGACATCGTTCGCAACAATCTGCAGCTATCTTCATTAAAACTAATTTGGGAGAGTCTATCCCAACCACTATCGAAGCACTCCATGGACGATTGCAAAACACTCCTGATGATCAGCTGCCTAGCCAATTGTTGCGCTTTGGTGCAACGCTTCGAGGCACCCGTGCATATTGGCGTAAATCTAGAAAAGAGCTTACTGCAATGATCTCCCAATTGGGGCCCCCAACACTGTTCTTTACATTAAGTTCAGCTGATACCAAATGGCCTGATTTGCATAGGGTTTTCTTTGAAAATGATGGCCAAACCACACAGTTTACAAGAAAACAACTTACAGACAATGTGATCTGCAATCCACATATAACAGCATTATACCTTCACCACAGATTTACAATATTTCGTGAAGAAATTATTCAAAAGTTGTTCCAAGCAAAGGATCATTGGTATAGGTATGAATGGCAACATCGAGGCTCAGGCCATATTCATGGCTTCTTATGGCTCCCTGGGGCACCAAATATGGAGACCATTAATTGGACAGATGATAATGAGGTGCAAATGGCAAAAACTTTCTTCGACCAATATGTTTCTGCTTGGAATCCTCGCATTGCAGCAGGCCGCATGAATGCAATGCACTACACTGCAATGGATGACCCTTGCCTAGCTGATACAAAAAAAAATCTTCACCATGGATGCTGCATTGGATTATGAAGCATTGCTTAATACTTTACAAAGACACACAAAATGTACAGAACAAACATGCCTCAAGAAAAAAGGTCCCACATTTGAATGTCGTTACAAAGCTCCATGGGTTCAACAAGAGATGTCTACATTGACAGTTGACAATGACAAAAACCCATGCTATAAACCTGCAAGGAATGATGATCGTTTAAATATTCATAATCCTTGGATGCTTTCACTATGGAGAGCTAATATCGATTGTCAACCAGTCACTTCAAAAAAAGCTGTCCTCCAATACATTTCAAAGTATgcttcaaaatcagaaaacaaatcgCAATCCTATATTGAAATGCTGAAAACAATACTAAATACAAGTAAATCTGAAGATAGCATTTTATTAACATATCAGAAATTTATGATGGGCATAGTAGTAGACCATGATATCAGTGCAcaagaaacttgccatatgttACAGAAATTGCCTCTTCTAAGTTGTAGCCGACAATTTGTCTCTCTGAATGTTGGCAGAAAAATACTGCACCGTGTCATAAAATCAGATAATGGAGCTGACCTTTCCACAACTTATATCCATGCTTATTTGCAGCGCCCTTTTGaattaaatgcaacaaatttgcTACAGTCAGCACAACGGTTTTCCTATAATTCTCAACGCAAAAAAACAAAATGGCACATCagggataaaaaagcaattgtgacTGTATATCCTCAGTTTACAGAGCCTCCAAATGAAGATACCAATCAGTTCAAGATTTTTTGTTTGTCTGAATTGCTGCTATACAAACCATTTCGTGACATCCCAACTGAAATAGGAGCTTCAAAGGAACAAattataaaaaattggaaaaacttTAAAAAGACAAATTACAATCGTTTGGGAAATCAACAGATTATAGATGATTGCACCCTTCCAAATGAAGATGACAGTGACAATAATGGTTCCCAACATCAAGATGATACAAATCTATATGAGTGGGAGCAGCTCTCACAAATGGGAGCTTCAAATAACTTTGTCCAGAATGATCTGCAAATGCTAGGCCGTCGTGATTACGATATTAGCCACTTTTGGGGAGCAACTGTTGTGGTTGATCAACTAGACTCCACTGCCCTTCAGTTCATAGCTACAAGCAAGCTAAAATCCCAACACACTAGCATGCAAATCTCCAGCCAAGACACAAAAAAAAACCAGCTATCACCTCAGCAAAAAGTTGCGCTCAACATCATTCTACAACATCATAATAATCAATCTGCAACAACACCTTTACGAATGATTGTTCAAGGCACTGCTGGCACTGGTAAATCATTTTTAATAGATTGTATTAGAAAAGAATTAAACATATCTCCACCTATGACGACAAACCCATTGCTTGTTTTAGCACCAACAGGAGTTGCTGCATTTAATATACAAGCGACAACAATCCATGCAGGGTTGCGCATACCTATAAGAGAAATGCATCCTTTGACAGGGCAATCATTAATGACATTGCAAGAGCAATTGAAACATATCAAATATATTCTGATAGACGAAATGAGCTTTTTGGGCCCGAAACTACTACTTAAGATAGATAACCATTTACGCCAAGCATTCCCTAACAAACAACATGACAACTTTGGTGGCGTGTCCATGATTCTTGTTGGTGATCTTGCTCAGCTTCCCCCTATTATGGATAAACCTATATATGCTTCGCACTCTACAGCCCTCAGTTTATGGCATTCTTTTACTATTGTCATAACATTGGACACTATTTTCCGCCAACAAGGTGCATCTATAAGACAACAACAATTCAGAGCACTTCTTCACAACTTAAGAAACGCTCAAGCACTCCAACATGATTGGCAGTTTCTAATGTGCCAGACAAATGCAACATTAACTATTCAACAAAAGAAAGATTTTGACTCTTCCATCCACCTGTTTGCAACAAATGAATCTGCACGCTTGCATAACAGGAAAATGCTCAAAGAATTAAATTTGCCTGTCGCTCTAAGCTTAGCTAAAATTGCTAAGCAAACAAATACTGAATATGACACCAATGAACAGCTACCATTGGAAGTATTACTTTCTATTGATCAGCAAGTGATGTTAATAGCTAACTTGTGGATCAAAGTTGGCCTTGTTAATGGTGCTATTGGTCTTATAAAACAAATTGTATATGAAAACAATACAAAACCACCAGACTTGCCAAAATATGTGGTTGTCCAATTCAATGATTATAATGGACCTCCATGGGATATAGCACATCCAAAAGACATACCCATTTTGCCAATAACGCGAGGTAGGCGTACGCAAGTACCTTTAACAATGTCTTGGGCCATCACTATTCACAAATCCCAAGGTCTTACATTAGATACAGCTACCATTGACATAGGTAATACTGAAAAGCAAGGCCTCACATTCACAGCTATTTCCAGAGTGAAGACAATTGATGGAATACGGATCGAACCACCATTCTCTTTTGAAAGGTTTTCCAAACTACAAAATAATCCTTATACAACcattagaaagaaagaagaaactcgTTTGCAGCTACTCTCTGCGCAAACAGATATCTATTCACCTTAAAAAAATTTACTCCAAAACCATCTTTCTTACATTCCTCTACTTTCAACAAGGTAATTACAATTTTACATTGTCATACCTCTTCACAACATGCACTTTCTTAATCGTCCCTCATACTAACTCTTTTCCCCTCGCTGTTCATTTTAGATTCCATTCATTCTAAGACATCCTCCATGCTGCATTGAACACCACACACAAGTCTTCCTATCTATACACTCTTCAATGATTGTCTACAGATATATCAGGTAAAATACAGCTGCAACACATTGCGCATTCACATCGCTCACTGCTCCAACATATGTAGCTATCTCAGGTATGATATGTCACTTTTATTGCTTAGAATGTACTCTGTTAACAAACTTTTATACTAATCAATGTCAATTATACAAAGTTATACACAATAAAAACAATGCTATGCTTAGTATGTTCTTTTTGACTGCAAAACATCTGTTCCTCACCCCATAATTAAATTTCTAAGTATTTTAACACTAAAATGAGTATATTTCTAATCAGTTTAAAACTTTATACAACTCGAACATTTGTAACAGCTTTTATCAATCTCATTGTTAGAGGAACTATGTATTATACCTCTGATAAGTTTTGTTACAAAACTGTCTCTTCAATTCAAAAGTTACTGCTACAACATAAACAACTCTCCCAGGTATGATATTTACATTTTTTTGGCTTCAAGCATACTTTATTGACACCTTTTACTGCTCTAGCATTGCTCTCTGTCACTTTTAACTAACTTCCCTCCTTGTACGCCCGCTACAGTACATTGCCTCTCCAGTGCAAGccttctcaatcaaccattcaGTCTAGTTTTCCTACTGCAAATTGAAGGTATGCATACCTACCCAACGCATATAGTTTACATTCTCTTCTTTTTATGTGGCGATGTAATTCTTTCAAGGCATATTCTAACAAATCTTCGAATAAAATCAATTAATAAACAAACTTCTCTTTACCATGCCACTTCAGTTGTTTTGGCACATAAATTGTATATATGTTGAATTTAAGAAACTAATtctattccttctttttgttgtAGAGATACATATTAACAAAGAACAACATACCCATGCTTGCACACTTCTCACTTTTCAATTTAGTACTGGTTGTAGCTAAAAAGTCTTCTCAATGTCAATTATACAAAGTTATACACAAAAAAAACAATGCTATGCTTACTCTGTTCTTTTTCCCTACAAAACATCAACTTTCTAACTCTTTTAAAACTAAAATGAATATATTTCTAATCAGTTTTAAACTTTACACAACTCAAACATTTCTAACAGCTTTTATTAATCTCGTTGTTAGAGCATCTGTGTATTATCCTCTGATAACTTTTGTTACAAAAATGTTTCTTCCATTCAAAACTGACTGCTGCAACATAAACAACTCACCCAGGTATGACATAACAATGCTATGCTTAGTctgttttttttctttgttttttttatatgcaaagatagaagAGAGAGAAATAATAGTATCTAAGTTTCTATATATGCTATGAAACATTTGTTTCAATGTATACCACTATTAAGCTCCATCTCACAATATCAGAAATATCTATCTGTACAATTTCACAGTTAAATACAAGACGACATAAAACTTGTGGATGACTGCATCTTTCCCTCTCATCTGAAACTTTTGTTTTACAAATACTTTCCACATGTGATTTCAAAGGAAGGATGCAAGGCCTGCAACACACCAGGCAACCTGAGCCAATCTCAAAGCCTCCAATTTCCATATACCAGTTTTCAGGATTAGGCCATAGCAGGTAACGGCTTATAATAGAAAACCATAGCCCAATTTTCTATTTGCAATGCAAATGCATTATTCTAACTTCTTAATTATGAAAACCTTCTCGTACGTTATTTGATTAGAATTTATGTTTTGTAATGTACATTGctactttttgaatgataaaagATTCTTTTCCTACTAATGCATATCAACATACAAAGTTATTATTACAAGATTCACATATGTTATTTTATTACAAATTATGTTTCATACTGTACATTGGCACTTTTCGAGTAATTAAATATTCTTTCCCTGCCAGAGCATATCAAGATATGAAGGTGACTTGGTGGCAAAATGCTACTTTACAAAGCACAAGTTAGTATCGGATGCATTCCATGCAGCCCTGAAGAGAAAGATACAGATACAATTAGCTTTCTAACTCTTTTAACACTAAAATGAATATATTTCTAATCAGTTTTAAACTTTACACTGCTTAAACATTTCTAACAGCTTTTATTATTCTCATTCTTACAGCACCTGTGTATTATCCTCTAGTGACTTTAGTTACAAAAGTCTCTGTTCCATTCAAAAGTCACTACTGCAACATTAACAACTTACCCAGGTATGACATTAACTTCCCTTTGTCACGCCACTTCAGTTCTTTTAGCACATAAATTGTATATATGTTGAATTTAAGAAACTaaccatatttcttctttttgttgtagaGATACATATTAACAGACAACAACATACCCATGATTGCACTCCATGTCGATTACAACCAAACATTTTCTGGTCATATCTAAATTTATACTTTATATCTGCTTTCCAACTTTACCAAATTAAACCTTCTGACATGCCTTTCTTCAATGCAGGCAAAACCTTTGACCAACCACACTAAATCACCTTTCCTATTTCACCAATATCCATTCATTTTGTTCCCCATATTACAGGTCATattccttttggtttcttaaaaTAATTCACATTTGACCATTATAGCTATTGACCACTTCTCCCATTCTTTATTCTAATGTTTTATCTCCTCATTGCAAACAGATTTAAATATCTCAAATCTATGACTGTGTTGCCCTTGCAAAAATTgcagacaacaaacaaaaaaatttagGGTGTTTTCAACCTTCACTGCATTCCAGATTTATGACACTAATCAGGTTAGTTACAAATTTCAATCCTTCTTTTTGTTGTACACAAACATATTAACAAATAACAACATACCCATGCTTGCACACTTCTAACTTTTCAAGTTAGCACTGGTTGTAGCTAAAAACTCTTGTCAATGTCGATTATACAAAGttatacacacaaaaaaaaatgttatacttactctgtactttttctttgcaaaacatcaactTTCTAACTCTTTTAACACTAAAATGAATATATTTCTAATCAGTTTTAAACTTTACACTGTTCAAACATTTCTAACAACTTTTATTGATCTCATTGTTAGAGCATCTGTGTATTATCCTTTGATAACTTTTGTTAGAAAACTATTTGTTCCATCCAAAACTCGCTGCTGCAACATAAACAACTCACCCAGGTATGACATAACAATGCTATGCTTAGtctgttctttttctttgttttttttaatatgcatagatagaaaataaagaaataataCTATCTAAGTTTCTGTATATGCTATAAAAAAATTCTTTCGATGTACACCAATATTAAGCTCCATCTCACAGTATCAGAAATATTTATCTGTACAATTTCACAGTTAAATAGAAGACAACATAAAACCTGTGCATCACTGCATCTTTCCCTCTCATATGAAACTTCTGTTTTACAAATACTTTCCAGCTGTGATTTCTAAGGAAGGATCCAAGGCCTGCAACACACCAGGCAACTTGAGCCAATCTCAAAGCCTCCAATTTCCATATGCCAGTTTTGAGGATTGCGGCATGGCAGGTAACGGCTTATAATATAAAACCATAGCCCAATTTTCTATTTGCAATGCAAATGCATTATTGTAACTTGTTAATTATTAAAAGCTTCTCATACGTTATTTCATTAGAATTTATGTTTCATAGTGTACATTGctactttttgaatgataaaagATTCTTTTCCCGCTAACGCATATCAAGATATGAAGTAATTATTAAAAGATTCTCATACATTATTTTATTAGATTTTACGTTGCATAGTGTACATTGGTACTTTTTGAATAATAAAAGATTCTTTTCCTGCCCAGCATAAAAAGATATGAAGGTGACTTCATACCAAAATGCTACTTTACAAAGCACAAGTTAGTATAGGATACATTCGATTGAACCCTAAAGAGAAAGATAGCCATAGAAATAACTTTCTACCACTTTTA contains:
- the LOC131876042 gene encoding ATP-dependent DNA helicase PIF1-like, with the protein product MSTLTVDNDKNPCYKPARNDDRLNIHNPWMLSLWRANIDCQPVTSKKAVLQYISKYASKSENKSQSYIEMLKTILNTSKSEDSILLTYQKFMMGIVVDHDISAQETCHMLQKLPLLSCSRQFVSLNVGRKILHRVIKSDNGADLSTTYIHAYLQRPFELNATNLLQSAQRFSYNSQRKKTKWHIRDKKAIVTVYPQFTEPPNEDTNQFKIFCLSELLLYKPFRDIPTEIGASKEQIIKNWKNFKKTNYNRLGNQQIIDDCTLPNEDDSDNNGSQHQDDTNLYEWEQLSQMGASNNFVQNDLQMLGRRDYDISHFWGATVVVDQLDSTALQFIATSKLKSQHTSMQISSQDTKKNQLSPQQKVALNIILQHHNNQSATTPLRMIVQGTAGTGKSFLIDCIRKELNISPPMTTNPLLVLAPTGVAAFNIQATTIHAGLRIPIREMHPLTGQSLMTLQEQLKHIKYILIDEMSFLGPKLLLKIDNHLRQAFPNKQHDNFGGVSMILVGDLAQLPPIMDKPIYASHSTALSLWHSFTIVITLDTIFRQQGASIRQQQFRALLHNLRNAQALQHDWQFLMCQTNATLTIQQKKDFDSSIHLFATNESARLHNRKMLKELNLPVALSLAKIAKQTNTEYDTNEQLPLEVLLSIDQQVMLIANLWIKVGLVNGAIGLIKQIVYENNTKPPDLPKYVVVQFNDYNGPPWDIAHPKDIPILPITRGRRTQVPLTMSWAITIHKSQGLTLDTATIDIGNTEKQGLTFTAISRVKTIDGIRIEPPFSFERFSKLQNNPYTTIRKKEETRLQLLSAQTDIYSP
- the LOC131047360 gene encoding replication protein A 70 kDa DNA-binding subunit A-like — encoded protein: MASPATSQQPSTETSEVEQHLQLTPHALLCINARDDVPSPLLQLLSFEKLIDNENDNARYKVVLSDATHMQLAILPPKYSGLLLSETLKIGTILSLTAYACRNVWNSRTIIIFSLAVKFTNSPLLGKPRYLFKEQEQQMLGRDTPATTKRSLKFGIHLPPVQHESSVNISPIKALNPFQNKWTIKGRVTNKRKMHQYSTPKSTGQVFSFDMIDSEGTEIRITCFGDVAEMHYHRVEPETYYTVSKGCVKEANTKWNKLNSHLEITLDNNSILKRCDDVVECEANNSQFTPINEITYCTNNTLVDVIGIVVAVGEPSLIRRKDGSEVTKRIVKINDASTFTIDVNLWGETWQRLGEDLKSMHTTQTAIVLAVRNAHVGYFNGKVVNTTTTTTLNINPSIPETETLMSRGKISDALLPLSCVAGQLNSQYSRMTITAVLERTSVLSKTVESTIRAVVRIIKTDSFCYPACPLKFNGKECKKKCTQQSDNQWFCSRCQTAVPECNYKYLLQMKLQDHTGALWATAFDEVGTNILQISAKELYMLQYDLTTQKTPQSIIKHVLLSSFVFTLSITTDMYNSEPRLKATITKVARIDYQAESALLLAEIARMTTTA